The following are encoded together in the Natator depressus isolate rNatDep1 chromosome 10, rNatDep2.hap1, whole genome shotgun sequence genome:
- the LOC141994566 gene encoding ras-related and estrogen-regulated growth inhibitor-like protein, producing the protein MVLRIPLRRSASFTPDHQPLMEVSSPTALKMEANMLVMGANSVGKSALTVRFLTRRFIGEYGDMESIYSHSLAMEGREILVHIWDVPCSQDLVDESSAKEKRVQWADGFVLVYSICDRASFNVLRPKVQVLKAAKEALSQEKVPIVIVGNKRDLHHRRAVSSEEGRLLALSMDCEFYEVSAAEAYHGALMVFQGLAERICEAKLALKKGTGIRSIVKSMSAVFARKRTDSL; encoded by the exons ATGGTTCTACGAATCCCTCTGCGCAGAAGTGCCAGCTTCACCCCAGACCACCAGCCCTTGATGGAGGTGTCCAGTCCCACCGCACTGAAAATGGAAGCGAATATGCTAGTTATGGGAGCAAACAGCGTGGGGAAATCAG CCTTGACGGTGCGTTTCCTTACCAGGCGATTCATTGGGGAATATGGAGACATGG AATCCATCTACAGCCACAGCCTAGCAATGGAGGGCAGAGAGATCCTCGTCCACATATGGGACGTCCCCTGTTCACAG gACCTGGTGGATGAGAGCTCTGCCAAGGAAAAGCGAGTCCAGTGGGCAGATGGCTTCGTCCTGGTCTACAGCATCTGCGACCGTGCCAGCTTCAATGTGCTGCGCCCCAAAGTCCAGGTCCTCAAGGCAGCCAAGGAGGCTCTAAGCCAGGAGAAGGTGCCTATCGTCATCGTGGGCAACAAGCGGGACCTACACCACCGGCGGGCGGTCTCCAGTGAGGAGGGCCGTCTCCTGGCACTCTCCATGGACTGTGAATTCTATGAGGTCTCTGCAGCTGAGGCTTATCATGGGGCACTCATGGTCTTCCAGGGGCTGGCGGAGCGCATCTGCGAGGCCAAGCTGGCACTGAAGAAGGGCACTGGGATCCGCAGCATTGTCAAAAGCATGTCGGCTGTGTTTGCCCGGAAGAGGACGGACTCGCTCTGA